A window of the Gordonia humi genome harbors these coding sequences:
- a CDS encoding DUF4242 domain-containing protein yields MALYLHEITPAVREPGEVEALIKSVDTVVRDAGGSLIETQVTEGAAKLFVITEFSDSQAANTADLATLEATAVVGPDEVRLVGAELDQVKAARPTAGYLVEWDIPAEIDMDTYFARKKANAPKYADVPEVSFLRTYVREDTDKCLCFYDAPDEAAVLRARDAVSTPVDRLHRLQG; encoded by the coding sequence ATGGCCCTCTACCTCCACGAGATCACTCCTGCCGTACGCGAGCCGGGAGAGGTCGAAGCTCTGATCAAGAGTGTCGACACCGTAGTACGTGACGCAGGCGGCAGCCTGATCGAGACGCAAGTGACCGAGGGCGCCGCGAAGCTGTTCGTGATCACCGAATTCAGCGACTCTCAGGCCGCGAACACTGCCGATCTCGCGACGCTCGAGGCGACAGCCGTCGTCGGGCCCGATGAGGTGCGGCTCGTCGGCGCCGAGCTCGATCAGGTGAAAGCGGCGCGCCCCACGGCGGGCTACTTGGTGGAGTGGGACATCCCCGCCGAGATCGACATGGACACCTACTTCGCGCGGAAGAAGGCGAACGCGCCGAAGTACGCCGACGTCCCGGAGGTGAGCTTCCTGCGTACGTACGTCCGGGAGGACACGGACAAATGCCTGTGCTTCTACGACGCCCCCGACGAGGCAGCCGTACTCCGGGCCCGTGATGCGGTCTCCACGCCTGTGGATCGCCTCCACCGACTTCAGGGATGA
- a CDS encoding TetR/AcrR family transcriptional regulator, with the protein MSTTSHPEGATEAAIEATAPADRLLAAASKLFAAQGIRASGIDTILRDAGVAKASLYSTFGSKDALILAYLQYLDQTDRNRWQSATDALTEPHAKVLAFFDLAIAGAPDRNFRGCQYANAATEFPDTELPPITEHRRWFVDTVAALLADIGVADPDSTTQRIQVIYDGALSGSKLARSVEPIRIAREMARDLMGTSTRRRQAQ; encoded by the coding sequence ATGAGCACCACATCCCACCCCGAGGGCGCCACCGAGGCCGCCATCGAAGCAACCGCACCAGCCGATCGACTCTTGGCTGCTGCTTCGAAATTGTTTGCCGCACAGGGGATTAGAGCATCTGGCATCGATACGATCTTGCGTGATGCCGGGGTGGCGAAGGCGAGTCTCTACAGCACTTTCGGCTCCAAAGACGCGCTCATTCTGGCCTACCTCCAGTATCTAGATCAGACTGATCGCAATCGCTGGCAGAGCGCGACCGACGCCCTCACCGAGCCTCATGCCAAGGTGCTGGCGTTCTTCGACCTGGCAATCGCCGGCGCCCCGGACCGCAATTTCCGCGGCTGCCAGTACGCGAATGCGGCAACCGAGTTCCCCGACACCGAGCTGCCGCCCATCACCGAGCACCGTCGATGGTTCGTCGACACGGTTGCCGCCCTCCTGGCCGACATCGGTGTCGCCGACCCCGACAGCACCACACAGCGGATCCAGGTGATCTACGACGGCGCACTGTCCGGCTCCAAATTGGCCCGCTCTGTCGAACCGATCCGCATCGCCAGGGAGATGGCGAGGGACCTCATGGGCACATCGACCCGACGTCGACAGGCGCAGTGA
- a CDS encoding MBL fold metallo-hydrolase produces MTRTDPIAAEQVADGLFRIPLPLPMPDLTEINSYALVDDDSLVLVDPGWRDEESEQILRTALAQIDRTPTDVSRMLITHSHWDHYTRALDWQQRYSIPVHLGREERHTIENFDLRDGSHPEQVRLLRVSGAGELADSIDSLPLEAYERDHLFGPPDHWVHDGQVLDGGAQSIVAHATPGHTRGHVVYELPGAGVMFTGDHLLPRITPSIGFERAPETSPLTSYLQSLRVSAEAPARRMLPAHGALTAMTDARARELIAHHEARLTEIRSAIAAGATTATDIAEGMRWTRRNRALHELSPVHAMTAILEVRAHLLHLVRQGRLRVTTGAVEAFRI; encoded by the coding sequence ATGACCCGTACCGACCCGATAGCGGCCGAACAGGTGGCCGACGGACTGTTCCGGATTCCGCTTCCTCTGCCCATGCCGGATCTGACCGAGATCAACTCGTATGCGCTCGTCGATGACGACTCGCTGGTCCTGGTCGATCCCGGCTGGCGTGACGAGGAGAGCGAGCAGATCCTCCGTACCGCATTGGCGCAGATCGACCGGACGCCTACCGACGTCAGCAGGATGCTGATCACGCACAGTCACTGGGATCACTACACTCGTGCCCTCGACTGGCAACAGCGCTATTCGATACCGGTCCACCTCGGTCGCGAGGAACGCCACACGATCGAGAACTTCGACCTGCGCGACGGGTCGCATCCCGAGCAGGTGCGACTGCTGCGGGTGTCGGGAGCCGGCGAACTCGCCGACTCGATCGACAGTCTCCCGCTCGAGGCGTACGAACGCGATCACCTGTTCGGTCCACCCGATCACTGGGTCCATGACGGTCAGGTGCTCGACGGCGGAGCCCAGAGCATCGTCGCCCACGCCACCCCGGGCCATACCCGGGGTCACGTCGTCTACGAACTGCCCGGAGCCGGCGTGATGTTCACCGGCGACCACCTCCTCCCCCGCATCACTCCGTCCATCGGTTTCGAGCGCGCACCGGAGACGTCGCCGCTGACCTCCTACTTGCAGTCGCTGCGGGTCTCGGCCGAGGCCCCCGCTCGTCGGATGCTGCCCGCGCACGGCGCCCTCACCGCGATGACCGACGCGCGCGCCCGCGAGCTGATCGCCCATCACGAGGCCCGCCTCACCGAGATCCGGTCGGCCATAGCGGCGGGCGCGACCACCGCCACCGATATCGCCGAGGGCATGCGGTGGACCAGGAGGAATCGCGCACTGCACGAACTCTCACCCGTCCACGCGATGACCGCGATCCTCGAGGTTCGAGCGCACCTGCTGCATCTCGTGCGGCAGGGACGGCTCCGGGTCACCACGGGTGCGGTCGAAGCCTTTCGGATCTGA
- a CDS encoding aldehyde dehydrogenase family protein gives MPHYRMFIDGEHVDTDESFDMVNPSTGEVWATVAKGTTEHVDAAVEAAQRAFESSGWRDTPMADRADLIDRAAARLADRLDELSALAAQENGVPVRLAAGLLIGMPIMHAQHFAEMARSFEWEAPVGEAGLVRKEPFGVVAGIVPWNVPLVVGTWKVIPAIATGNSVILKVDEKTPITELALAEALTAEGLPPGVLNIVTGDAEEVGNHISAHPGIRKVSYTGSTPTGRTVMRHAAENVKALTLELGGKGANIVLEDADLDRAVDGSLWAFLVNAGQACESGTRLLLPESIHDEFVDRMIARMKTLTIGDSSDPATDLGPVVNARQRDRISHYLEIAEKEGATVAYGGTLSGPQYETGYWIHPTVLTDVTNDMKVAAEEIFGPVVSVLKYSTVEEAISIANDTEYGLSAGVWSTDNDRALDIARRLDAGTVWINDWHVLSGQLPFGGFKQSGFGREMGPNALDEYTQEKAISFDDGAPREEKLWQAVLSTPPSAAS, from the coding sequence ATGCCGCACTACCGCATGTTCATCGACGGAGAACACGTCGACACAGACGAATCCTTCGACATGGTGAACCCGTCCACCGGCGAGGTCTGGGCGACCGTCGCGAAGGGCACCACCGAGCACGTCGACGCGGCTGTCGAGGCGGCGCAGCGTGCCTTCGAGTCCAGCGGATGGCGGGACACGCCGATGGCTGACCGAGCCGATCTCATCGATCGTGCAGCGGCCCGGCTCGCCGACCGTCTCGACGAGTTGTCGGCGCTGGCGGCACAGGAGAACGGCGTGCCGGTGCGGCTGGCCGCCGGACTGCTGATCGGGATGCCGATCATGCACGCACAGCACTTCGCGGAGATGGCGCGGAGCTTCGAATGGGAGGCCCCGGTCGGCGAAGCCGGACTGGTCCGCAAGGAGCCGTTCGGCGTGGTGGCGGGCATCGTCCCGTGGAACGTGCCTCTCGTGGTCGGGACATGGAAGGTCATTCCGGCGATCGCCACCGGCAACTCGGTGATCCTCAAGGTGGATGAGAAGACGCCGATCACCGAACTCGCACTCGCCGAGGCACTCACCGCCGAGGGGCTGCCTCCCGGTGTGTTGAACATCGTCACCGGCGACGCGGAGGAAGTGGGCAACCACATCTCGGCGCATCCGGGGATCCGAAAGGTCTCGTACACCGGGTCGACTCCGACCGGCCGCACCGTGATGCGCCACGCCGCGGAGAACGTCAAGGCGTTGACTCTCGAACTCGGCGGCAAGGGCGCGAACATCGTTCTCGAGGACGCCGATCTGGACAGGGCCGTCGACGGCTCGCTCTGGGCGTTCCTGGTCAACGCGGGACAGGCCTGTGAGTCCGGCACCCGATTGCTCCTTCCGGAGTCGATCCACGACGAGTTCGTCGACCGGATGATCGCGAGGATGAAGACTCTCACGATCGGCGACTCGTCCGATCCTGCGACCGACCTGGGGCCGGTGGTCAATGCGCGCCAACGTGATCGGATCAGCCACTACCTGGAGATCGCGGAGAAGGAGGGGGCGACCGTCGCCTATGGCGGCACGCTGAGCGGCCCCCAGTACGAGACAGGGTACTGGATCCATCCCACGGTGCTGACCGACGTCACCAACGACATGAAAGTGGCCGCCGAGGAGATCTTCGGCCCCGTGGTGTCGGTCCTAAAGTATTCGACGGTCGAGGAGGCGATCTCGATCGCCAACGACACCGAGTACGGGTTGTCCGCCGGAGTCTGGAGCACCGACAACGACCGGGCGCTCGACATCGCGCGTCGTCTCGACGCGGGCACGGTATGGATCAACGACTGGCATGTGCTGTCCGGGCAGCTTCCGTTCGGCGGATTCAAGCAGAGCGGTTTCGGTCGGGAGATGGGGCCGAACGCATTGGACGAGTACACGCAGGAGAAGGCGATATCGTTCGACGACGGCGCGCCGCGCGAAGAGAAGCTGTGGCAGGCGGTGCTCAGCACCCCGCCGTCGGCCGCCTCGTGA
- a CDS encoding IclR family transcriptional regulator domain-containing protein, with product MQVHYREHECGRLVRDGQVLARPGQVGAEPSRSAARRPILSISADVDEEIIVLKTVHRTSQVLSLFTPDAPEWGVSEVARRLSVPKSNTHDVMSSLTEVGFLQRTSAGRYRLGWRLLSMSRSLLDSSEFEVRAAQILRKLATGTGLPVTVGVWDGRRVVSVAGAGPSPGTVLPAFSSALGKALLAHQPWDDVRAALASTTGSAPVSAADLSRQLAEVRRTAVSLDDEETVAGHSCVGTVIRNAGGEVTAALSVCMPAERMRARRQDYSSLLRGAADALSVTLRRSAVPAAVRPTG from the coding sequence GTGCAAGTCCATTATCGAGAGCACGAGTGCGGTCGGCTTGTACGGGACGGCCAGGTCCTGGCCCGTCCCGGCCAGGTCGGCGCCGAGCCGAGTCGCAGCGCTGCTCGACGCCCGATCCTGTCGATATCGGCCGATGTCGACGAGGAGATCATTGTGCTCAAGACCGTTCACCGCACGTCCCAGGTCCTGTCCCTGTTCACTCCGGACGCTCCCGAGTGGGGCGTCTCCGAAGTCGCGCGCCGCCTCTCAGTACCGAAGTCCAACACCCACGACGTCATGTCGAGTCTGACGGAGGTCGGGTTCCTACAGCGGACGTCGGCGGGACGGTACCGGCTGGGCTGGCGGTTGCTGTCCATGAGTCGGAGTCTGCTGGACAGTTCCGAGTTCGAGGTGCGCGCCGCACAGATCCTCCGGAAGCTGGCGACGGGCACCGGCCTTCCCGTGACCGTCGGGGTGTGGGATGGGCGCCGCGTGGTCAGCGTCGCCGGCGCCGGGCCGTCGCCCGGAACGGTGCTGCCCGCATTCTCGTCCGCACTGGGCAAGGCACTGCTGGCCCATCAGCCGTGGGACGACGTGCGTGCCGCGCTCGCGTCCACGACCGGGTCGGCACCTGTCTCGGCGGCCGACCTCTCCCGGCAGTTGGCCGAGGTGCGGCGGACCGCGGTCTCGCTCGACGACGAGGAGACCGTGGCCGGACACTCCTGCGTCGGGACGGTGATCCGCAACGCAGGCGGCGAGGTGACGGCCGCGCTGTCGGTGTGCATGCCCGCCGAACGCATGAGGGCGCGGCGGCAGGACTACTCGTCACTGCTCCGTGGCGCGGCCGACGCGCTCTCGGTCACCCTGCGCCGCTCCGCCGTCCCGGCAGCGGTGCGGCCCACCGGCTGA
- a CDS encoding NDMA-dependent alcohol dehydrogenase, translating to MKTDAAILWGVGEKWSVEEIELAPPREGEVLVRYAASGLCHSDDHCRTGDIPATAPTVGGHEGAGVVEEVGPGVTTLKPGDHVVAAFIPACGRCRWCANGQSNLCDLGAFIMAGSMPDGTYRRRARGRDVGALALLGTFSEYATVLEASLVKIDDDIPLDMAALVGCGVTTGWGSAVNSAKVGPGDTVVVIGCGGIGTGAIQGARLAGAEHIVAVDPAESKNDAMKVMGATHFVTGIEEAQALVGDLTRGVGADSAILTPGVLRGEMIAPAMDLVRKGGTGVATAISPAGDIDVKLSLFVLTMFQKKLVGSLFGECNPRADIPRLLRLYQEGQLKLDEMVTREYALKDVNTGYDDMLAAKNIRGMIRF from the coding sequence ATGAAGACTGATGCCGCGATCCTGTGGGGTGTCGGAGAGAAGTGGTCGGTGGAGGAGATCGAGCTGGCTCCGCCGCGTGAAGGGGAGGTCCTGGTCCGCTATGCGGCCAGCGGACTGTGCCACTCCGACGATCACTGCCGGACGGGAGACATCCCGGCCACCGCACCCACCGTCGGCGGACACGAGGGAGCGGGTGTCGTCGAAGAGGTGGGTCCCGGCGTGACGACTCTCAAGCCCGGCGACCACGTGGTCGCGGCCTTCATCCCGGCGTGCGGACGGTGTCGCTGGTGCGCCAACGGACAGTCGAATCTCTGCGATCTCGGCGCGTTCATCATGGCGGGTTCGATGCCCGACGGCACGTACCGTCGCCGCGCCCGTGGCAGGGACGTCGGCGCGCTGGCGCTGCTGGGTACCTTCTCCGAGTACGCGACGGTCCTCGAGGCGTCCCTGGTGAAGATCGACGACGACATCCCGCTCGACATGGCCGCGCTGGTCGGCTGCGGTGTGACGACGGGGTGGGGCTCCGCGGTGAATTCGGCGAAGGTCGGTCCCGGCGACACGGTCGTGGTGATCGGCTGCGGCGGCATCGGAACCGGGGCCATTCAAGGCGCCCGGCTCGCCGGAGCCGAGCACATCGTGGCGGTCGATCCGGCGGAGTCCAAGAACGACGCGATGAAGGTCATGGGCGCCACCCATTTCGTCACCGGCATCGAGGAGGCGCAGGCCCTCGTCGGTGACCTCACCCGAGGTGTCGGAGCCGATTCGGCGATCCTCACACCCGGCGTGCTGAGAGGCGAGATGATCGCCCCCGCGATGGATCTCGTCCGCAAGGGCGGTACCGGCGTGGCCACCGCGATCTCGCCTGCCGGCGACATCGATGTGAAGCTGTCGCTGTTCGTCCTGACCATGTTCCAGAAGAAGTTGGTGGGCTCGCTGTTCGGCGAGTGCAACCCGCGCGCCGACATCCCGCGTCTGCTGCGGCTCTACCAGGAGGGCCAGCTCAAGCTCGACGAGATGGTGACTCGCGAGTACGCGCTGAAAGACGTGAACACGGGCTACGACGACATGCTGGCCGCCAAGAACATCCGCGGAATGATCCGGTTCTGA
- a CDS encoding SDR family NAD(P)-dependent oxidoreductase codes for MTAKRCDESSAVIVGGSTGVGVQTAIQLAEAGVPRMTLIARSPDRLAAVADQVRDSAGRVTVHTVSADAADLPQITAAIAEAESEMHGIDVLVNSVAGSGVPDLLHELDPASFAQTLRGQLLAPLITSRLVLPGMYARESGSIINIASDAAKVATPGETVLGAGMAGIVMFTRALALEAKRSGVRVNAITPSLIQGTPTTERITREGFSAKLFAGAARQAHLGVVEPADIAALVVFLAGPAAAKLTGQAISVNGGISAA; via the coding sequence ATGACAGCGAAGCGGTGCGACGAGTCCAGCGCCGTGATCGTCGGCGGATCGACCGGAGTCGGGGTGCAGACTGCCATCCAACTGGCCGAAGCCGGTGTGCCGCGGATGACATTGATCGCCCGGTCGCCCGACCGATTGGCGGCCGTCGCCGACCAGGTCCGCGACAGCGCCGGTCGGGTGACGGTGCACACCGTCTCCGCGGACGCGGCCGATCTGCCACAGATCACCGCGGCCATCGCCGAGGCGGAGTCCGAGATGCACGGTATCGACGTCTTGGTGAACTCGGTGGCGGGCAGCGGGGTACCGGACCTGCTCCACGAGCTGGATCCGGCGTCGTTCGCGCAGACTCTGCGCGGGCAACTGCTGGCACCGCTGATCACGAGTCGCCTGGTGTTGCCGGGGATGTATGCGCGGGAGTCCGGGTCGATCATCAACATCGCTTCGGATGCGGCGAAGGTGGCCACTCCGGGGGAGACGGTGCTCGGTGCGGGCATGGCGGGGATCGTCATGTTCACCCGGGCGCTGGCGTTGGAGGCCAAGCGGAGCGGTGTGCGGGTCAACGCGATCACGCCGTCGTTGATCCAAGGCACCCCGACCACCGAGCGGATCACGCGAGAGGGATTCAGCGCCAAGCTCTTCGCCGGTGCGGCCAGACAAGCGCACCTGGGCGTGGTGGAACCGGCGGACATCGCGGCGCTGGTGGTGTTCCTGGCCGGTCCGGCCGCCGCGAAACTCACCGGCCAAGCCATCAGCGTCAACGGGGGCATCTCCGCGGCGTGA
- a CDS encoding helix-turn-helix domain-containing protein, giving the protein MLKTDFHDMSVPDTAERADRWRTAMAQSYVDVDVRPADQPVLTQSNFLARRELDDVSLIDLSTTSCTVRRRHRQGDSGDDCVALVLVGRGEESFTSGDHTIRLSGGQAALWEPRSGSAFTVHGPMRKRNLLIPRELLATIGVRTFEMEARALPRTPSLWLLGGLLTQLWDELPAMAPQEVSAARNAVLELLTSVLRTSAGSGPTPSRELRAQIDQWVRRNLEADLAPAVAAKFHAVSVRTLSRLYRADGDSFARHVRRLRLDRARSQLLASDDPISTIAHRWRFADASHFTRRFTEEYGQSPSEVRAVARDGVALDAGVAGRVGRGGLPARRSSPAESNTIDI; this is encoded by the coding sequence GTGCTTAAGACGGACTTTCATGACATGTCGGTGCCGGACACGGCCGAGCGCGCCGATCGGTGGCGAACTGCGATGGCCCAGAGCTACGTGGACGTCGACGTGCGCCCCGCCGACCAACCGGTCCTCACCCAGTCCAACTTTCTTGCGCGGCGGGAACTCGACGATGTGAGTCTGATCGACCTGTCGACCACCTCCTGCACCGTTCGTCGCCGTCACCGGCAGGGGGACTCCGGTGACGACTGCGTGGCACTCGTCCTCGTCGGTCGGGGTGAGGAGTCATTCACCTCCGGCGACCACACGATCCGTCTGTCCGGTGGCCAGGCGGCACTGTGGGAGCCCCGGTCGGGCAGCGCCTTCACGGTGCACGGGCCCATGCGCAAGCGCAACCTGTTGATCCCACGCGAGCTGTTGGCGACGATCGGTGTTCGCACCTTCGAGATGGAGGCGAGGGCGTTGCCGCGCACTCCGTCCCTGTGGCTGCTCGGCGGCCTGCTGACCCAGTTGTGGGACGAGCTGCCTGCGATGGCCCCGCAGGAAGTGTCCGCGGCGCGAAACGCCGTGCTCGAGTTGCTCACCTCGGTGCTGCGCACCAGTGCAGGAAGTGGGCCGACGCCGTCTCGGGAACTGCGTGCCCAGATCGACCAGTGGGTGCGGAGGAATCTCGAGGCCGACCTCGCTCCTGCCGTGGCGGCGAAGTTCCACGCCGTATCGGTGCGCACCCTCAGTCGCTTGTATCGAGCCGACGGCGACTCGTTCGCCCGCCATGTCCGGCGCCTGCGGCTCGACCGTGCGCGCAGCCAACTGCTCGCGTCCGACGATCCGATCTCGACGATCGCCCACCGATGGCGTTTCGCCGACGCCAGCCACTTCACCCGGCGCTTCACCGAGGAGTACGGGCAGTCGCCCAGCGAGGTGCGGGCCGTCGCCAGGGACGGCGTCGCTCTCGACGCCGGGGTGGCGGGGCGAGTCGGTCGCGGCGGTCTGCCGGCCCGGCGGTCATCGCCGGCAGAGAGTAATACGATCGATATTTGA
- a CDS encoding class I adenylate-forming enzyme family protein, translated as MNFSQMLQKSARQYTDHPAVWCDGREQTHGELYQRASRIANALYDLGLEKGDRVALLSNNAFETVELIAGCAVGGFVRAGLYAHESGEVNAYLTELVDARAMFVNAALFPVIVEYLPGLEKLEHVIVFDGDAPDGTLAYESVLAAASPEAPTVEHHPDDLHVIRFSAGTTGRPKGIVHTIAQWMNNNDEYRWVTPQLDSRDAYLAAGQLTHAASLWLWPLLQVGGRIVVMTSFDAGHALELIETQRATCTLVVPTMITALLAHPDIDTRDLSSMRCLNYAASPIAERTLQRALDKFGPVLYQLYAQSECITITMMQPHEHSGKYLRSVGRPTPNALITIVGPDGEELPVGEVGEIAVSAPGQMNGLWKNPQSNAERHLPDGRLLTRDMGYLDADGYLFLSDRKEDMIISGGYNIWPAELENAIASHEAVREVCVVGVPHEKWGETPMAFVVLEPDVEVTESEIIEVTRSAVGSVKKVTSVSFVDALPKSGVGKILRREVKRPYWEDRDRSIN; from the coding sequence ATGAACTTCAGCCAAATGTTGCAGAAATCGGCGCGCCAGTACACCGATCACCCCGCCGTCTGGTGCGACGGCCGCGAGCAGACCCACGGCGAGCTCTATCAGCGCGCCAGCAGAATCGCGAACGCGTTGTACGACTTGGGACTCGAGAAGGGAGATCGGGTCGCGCTGCTGTCGAACAATGCGTTCGAGACCGTCGAGCTGATCGCGGGCTGCGCGGTCGGCGGCTTCGTGCGAGCCGGCCTGTACGCCCACGAGAGCGGAGAGGTCAACGCATACCTCACCGAACTCGTCGACGCGCGAGCGATGTTCGTCAACGCCGCACTCTTCCCGGTGATCGTCGAATACCTCCCGGGTCTGGAGAAGTTGGAGCATGTCATCGTCTTCGACGGCGACGCCCCGGACGGGACGTTGGCGTACGAATCCGTGCTCGCCGCCGCGTCTCCCGAGGCCCCGACCGTGGAGCACCACCCCGATGATCTCCACGTGATCCGATTCTCGGCCGGTACCACCGGGCGTCCGAAGGGCATCGTGCACACCATCGCCCAGTGGATGAACAACAACGACGAGTACCGCTGGGTCACCCCTCAACTCGACTCACGAGACGCCTACCTGGCGGCCGGACAGTTGACCCACGCCGCGTCGTTGTGGCTCTGGCCCCTGCTGCAGGTCGGTGGCCGGATCGTCGTCATGACCTCCTTCGACGCCGGACACGCCCTGGAGCTCATCGAGACGCAGCGGGCCACCTGCACCCTGGTCGTCCCGACGATGATCACCGCGCTCCTCGCCCACCCGGACATCGACACCCGGGACCTGTCGAGCATGCGCTGCCTCAACTACGCCGCCTCACCGATCGCCGAGCGCACGCTTCAACGCGCACTCGACAAGTTCGGACCGGTGCTCTACCAGCTCTACGCGCAGAGCGAATGCATCACGATCACGATGATGCAGCCCCATGAGCACTCCGGGAAGTATCTCCGGTCGGTCGGTCGCCCGACGCCCAACGCCCTCATCACGATCGTGGGCCCCGACGGGGAGGAGCTGCCCGTCGGAGAGGTCGGCGAGATCGCCGTCTCCGCGCCGGGACAGATGAACGGACTGTGGAAGAATCCGCAGTCCAACGCCGAGCGGCACCTTCCCGACGGCCGTCTCCTGACCCGCGACATGGGCTACCTCGATGCCGACGGATACCTGTTCCTCTCCGACCGCAAGGAGGACATGATCATCTCCGGCGGCTACAACATCTGGCCCGCCGAGTTGGAGAACGCCATCGCCTCGCACGAAGCGGTCCGCGAAGTGTGCGTGGTCGGTGTGCCGCACGAGAAGTGGGGAGAGACGCCGATGGCGTTCGTCGTGCTCGAACCCGACGTCGAGGTGACCGAGAGCGAGATCATCGAGGTCACCCGATCCGCGGTCGGCTCGGTGAAGAAGGTGACGTCGGTGAGTTTCGTCGACGCGCTGCCGAAATCCGGTGTCGGCAAGATCCTGCGTCGCGAGGTCAAGCGGCCGTACTGGGAGGACCGCGACCGATCGATCAACTGA
- a CDS encoding IclR family transcriptional regulator domain-containing protein: MLSTVARTGRVLNLFTSDRPEWGVREAAEILGLPKSNTHELMASMARIGLLRRTAAGRYRLGWRLLTMSSDLLSGSGLEAKAEHLVHRFSAHVGEIITVGAWDGLHVVCVACAGPHGGALDCRAGSILPGHATALGKLLMAGLPDDATEDIVARFGMPKLTAETVDDVPFFERQLEAIRGTGMAYEHSEYVPGYDCVATGVYHRSDLVAAVSVAAPEERFAVRREEFGAAARGIARLLSESLGASRPADTGPPTN; this comes from the coding sequence GTGCTTTCCACCGTCGCTCGCACTGGGCGGGTGCTGAACCTGTTCACTTCGGATCGTCCCGAGTGGGGTGTGCGGGAAGCCGCCGAGATTCTCGGTCTCCCGAAGTCGAACACCCACGAACTCATGGCCAGCATGGCCCGGATCGGGCTGCTGCGCCGGACCGCGGCCGGGCGGTATCGACTCGGTTGGCGACTGCTGACCATGAGCTCCGATCTGCTCAGCGGTTCGGGACTGGAAGCGAAGGCCGAGCACCTGGTTCACCGGTTCTCCGCGCACGTCGGCGAGATCATCACGGTCGGCGCATGGGACGGGCTGCACGTGGTCTGTGTGGCGTGCGCCGGCCCCCACGGCGGAGCCCTCGACTGTCGGGCGGGAAGCATCCTGCCCGGCCACGCCACCGCTCTGGGCAAACTGCTCATGGCGGGCCTGCCCGATGACGCGACGGAGGACATCGTCGCACGCTTCGGCATGCCGAAGCTCACCGCGGAGACGGTGGACGACGTCCCGTTCTTCGAGCGGCAGCTGGAGGCGATCCGGGGCACCGGGATGGCCTATGAGCACTCCGAGTACGTGCCCGGGTACGACTGCGTCGCGACCGGTGTGTATCACCGATCCGATCTGGTCGCCGCCGTCTCCGTCGCCGCGCCGGAGGAACGATTCGCGGTCCGTCGCGAGGAGTTCGGCGCGGCCGCCCGCGGAATCGCGCGGTTGCTGAGCGAGTCGCTCGGGGCGTCGCGACCCGCCGACACGGGGCCGCCGACGAACTGA
- a CDS encoding TetR/AcrR family transcriptional regulator, producing MTQQSTPRTAARAEEGSGTKSARTRSRILDAAAEVLSSKGYAGMRLTDVAKVAELQAPAIYYYFDSREALIEEVMWVGIADMRAHLSDVLEALPADTESLARIMAAVDAHLRHELQISSYTTASIRNSGQVPEHIRTRQLAEEGDYGRIWRELIKRAYDDGTIRRDLDLYMLQMLIMGTLNWAAEWWSPRRGSVDDVVRTAQAFVASALTQPQDGAPNADPVDSASRSAKKS from the coding sequence ATGACCCAACAGAGCACGCCGCGCACGGCCGCCCGCGCCGAGGAGGGCTCCGGCACCAAGTCGGCGCGCACCCGTTCGCGGATCCTGGACGCCGCCGCCGAAGTGCTGAGCTCCAAGGGATACGCGGGAATGCGCTTGACGGACGTCGCGAAGGTCGCCGAGTTGCAGGCGCCGGCGATCTACTACTACTTCGACTCCCGCGAGGCCTTGATCGAGGAGGTCATGTGGGTCGGGATCGCCGATATGCGAGCACACCTCAGCGATGTGTTGGAGGCTCTGCCCGCGGACACCGAGTCGTTGGCACGGATAATGGCTGCGGTCGACGCGCATCTCCGGCACGAACTGCAGATCTCCTCGTATACGACGGCGTCGATCCGTAACTCGGGGCAGGTGCCCGAGCACATCCGCACCCGCCAACTCGCCGAAGAGGGCGACTACGGGCGGATCTGGCGGGAACTGATCAAGCGGGCCTATGACGACGGCACAATCCGCCGCGACCTGGACCTGTACATGCTTCAGATGCTGATCATGGGCACACTCAACTGGGCAGCCGAGTGGTGGAGTCCGCGGCGGGGCAGCGTGGACGACGTGGTGCGGACCGCGCAGGCATTCGTGGCGAGCGCACTGACGCAGCCGCAGGACGGGGCGCCGAACGCCGATCCGGTCGATTCTGCGAGCCGATCGGCGAAGAAGAGCTAG